The nucleotide window AAACCCCGATATAACTAACCACTCTCCTAAACATTATTCGCCGTTCCCTTTCATTTTCCTGCTTTTTTCCCAAAAAAATTTTGTCGAACTTCCGAGATAAAGTATAAAGAGCCGGCAAACACAATGATATCATTTGCACTTGCACGTTTGATCAGTTCATGGTGTCCTTTTTTCCAATCGCTGAAGACTTCTGCATCCAGCGAAACTTGCGTAGGATCTGCTGCTCTTGGGTGGGAAAACGACGTCATGATAAAGTTGGCAGGATCCAAAGAGAGCAAAGGGGCAAACAGCGTTGACGGATCTTTTTCCTGCGTAAAAGCGGTTAAAATATGAAGCGTCCGGTCCGGATACATTTTTATAAGAAAACGCGCCAAATGTTCGATCCCTTCCGGATTATGTGCGCCATCCATAAGCACGGACGGAGACGCTTGCACTTTTTCAAGCCGGCCCGGCCAAAAGGCTTTTGCCAAACCTTCTGCAAGTGATTGTTCATCAATAGGTAAGGACAGGTAGACCCGCAGATAATCAGCAATCATGACTGCAAGGGCGCCATTCTTCAGTTGATGCTCCCCGCGCAGGAACACATGCAAGTTCTTGTAGCAATGAAACGGGGTGCGTACGGAAAACGTTCCTCCATCCTCATCCATGGAACTACCAAGCATTTCATACTGCTCTTGAAATGCGTAATACGGCGCGCGCATCTCCTTGGCTCGAGCACGGATGATCGTTGATGCTTCCGGATCCTTACTAGCAGTGATTATTGGGACGGCAGATTTGATAATTCCTGCTTTTTCTTTGGCGATATCGGCAATTTCCGAACCGAGAATGTGCATGTGATCTTTCCCGACGTTCGTGATTGCACTTAGAATTGGTTGAATGACATTCGTCGAATCCAAACGTCCGCCAAGCCCCACTTCCCATAAGACGATATCGGGAACGGAAATTTTGGCAAAATACCAGTTCGCGATCACTGTTAAAATTTCGAATTCCGTCGGAGGGCCCCACTCCGTCTTTTCAAGGGCAAGCGCGTGGGGCGCAACGGCACGTGCCGCTGAAATGAAGTCTTCTTGCGGGATGGGGGTGCCGTTTACACTGATGCGCTCTTCAAACTGAATGATGTAGGGGGAAGTAAACGTTCCTACCTTCAACCCCGATGTTTGTAAAATCGATTGTACATACGTGAGCGTTGACCCTTTTCCATTCGTTCCGCCAATATGGACCGACAGGAGACGGCGTTCGGGATGGTCGAGTGCCGCCAATAAGTGTTCGACACGCTCAAGTCCCGGCTTTATTCCGAATGGACGATGGCTTTTTAACCACGTCAGCACTTCATCAAATGTATCCATCCATACTTGCTCCTTATTTGTTTTTCGTCAACTCGTTTATTTGTTCCATAATCGTTTTGCGTTTCTCAACATAATCCGCATGCTTTGCCCGTTCCTTTTCAACAACGTCGGGAGGGGCATTCGTTACAAAACCTTCGTTAGCAAGTTTTTGATTCAGACGCTCGACTTCTTTATCCATTTTTTCTTTTTCTGTTTGCAGCCGTTCCAGTTCCGCGTTGATATCGATGAGCCCTGCTTGCGGGATATAGAGCTCCACGCCGCTTAACACATGGGAAATCGCCTGATCCGGCACTTCGAGGTCCATGCTGATCTTCAGCGTTTCCGGGTTACAAAAATTTTCTAGATACGGTTGCCCGCGCAACAATCGTTCTTTTGCATCCTCGGAGGTCGGTTTTAAATGGAGCGGGATTTCTTTCCTCGGCGGAACGTCCATTTCCGCCTTGGTATTGCGAACCGTACGAATGACCGTTTGATACAATTCCATATCCATCAGCG belongs to Salicibibacter cibi and includes:
- a CDS encoding bifunctional folylpolyglutamate synthase/dihydrofolate synthase; translation: MDTFDEVLTWLKSHRPFGIKPGLERVEHLLAALDHPERRLLSVHIGGTNGKGSTLTYVQSILQTSGLKVGTFTSPYIIQFEERISVNGTPIPQEDFISAARAVAPHALALEKTEWGPPTEFEILTVIANWYFAKISVPDIVLWEVGLGGRLDSTNVIQPILSAITNVGKDHMHILGSEIADIAKEKAGIIKSAVPIITASKDPEASTIIRARAKEMRAPYYAFQEQYEMLGSSMDEDGGTFSVRTPFHCYKNLHVFLRGEHQLKNGALAVMIADYLRVYLSLPIDEQSLAEGLAKAFWPGRLEKVQASPSVLMDGAHNPEGIEHLARFLIKMYPDRTLHILTAFTQEKDPSTLFAPLLSLDPANFIMTSFSHPRAADPTQVSLDAEVFSDWKKGHHELIKRASANDIIVFAGSLYFISEVRQNFFGKKAGK